The Acidimicrobiales bacterium genome contains a region encoding:
- a CDS encoding enoyl-CoA hydratase/isomerase family protein, which produces MDDLTTIRWRQEGAVGWVTLDRPERHNAFDQVMCDELAALWQRLRTDDSVRCVVLGAEGGTAFCTGIDRDSVPAEGGAEYTFSPYTYDDPGRRLGPKSNELWKPVVAAVDGLACGGAFYLLGEVDVIVATEASRFFDPHVTYGMPAVYEPLLMLHRNLPFGEVLRMTLLGNHERMTAARAHQIGLVSEVVPDAEALDGAARWVAEAIASAPPSAVQATLRSLWAGRELTRQQALALGGPLLNLGMSAEALAEGQKAFEGPRPTPRDR; this is translated from the coding sequence ACGACCTCACCACCATCCGCTGGCGCCAGGAGGGGGCCGTGGGCTGGGTCACGCTCGACCGGCCCGAGCGCCACAACGCCTTCGACCAGGTGATGTGCGACGAGCTGGCCGCCCTGTGGCAGCGCCTCCGCACCGACGACTCGGTGCGCTGCGTGGTGCTGGGGGCCGAGGGGGGCACGGCGTTCTGCACCGGCATCGACCGGGACTCGGTGCCCGCCGAGGGCGGAGCCGAGTACACGTTCTCGCCCTACACCTACGACGACCCGGGCCGGCGCCTGGGGCCCAAGAGCAACGAGCTGTGGAAGCCGGTGGTGGCGGCGGTGGACGGCCTGGCCTGCGGCGGCGCCTTCTACCTGCTGGGCGAGGTCGACGTCATCGTGGCCACCGAGGCGTCGCGCTTCTTCGACCCCCACGTCACCTACGGCATGCCCGCCGTCTACGAGCCGCTGCTCATGCTCCACCGCAACCTGCCCTTCGGGGAGGTCCTGCGCATGACCCTGCTGGGCAACCACGAGCGCATGACCGCGGCCCGGGCCCACCAGATCGGCCTGGTCTCCGAGGTGGTGCCCGACGCCGAGGCCCTCGACGGCGCGGCCCGCTGGGTGGCCGAGGCCATCGCCTCGGCGCCCCCCTCGGCGGTGCAGGCCACCCTGCGCAGCCTGTGGGCCGGCCGGGAGCTGACCCGCCAGCAGGCCCTGGCCCTGGGCGGGCCCCTCCTCAACCTGGGCATGAGCGCCGAGGCCCTGGCCGAGGGCCAGAAGGCGTTCGAGGGCCCCCGCCCCACCCCCCGCGACCGCTGA
- a CDS encoding crosslink repair DNA glycosylase YcaQ family protein has protein sequence MPVPETLSLAQARRIALAAQGFDGPRPGAEGTRVDQRHVRRVHQRLDVVQIDSVNVAVRSQEMPLFARLGPHPHDLWERLTRAGQVFESWCHEASLLPIDAWPLLAWRRHPDSDMWPETREVNDRRPEYVQAVLDEVRDAGPLWAGELSDPGHKARVMWERNDGKKALEYLFSTGQVVAWHDSENFTRYYDLTERMIPAEIRALPVPAADDAKRALLDRAGRALGIATDRCLADYHRLNLHRARPLIADLVEDGRLIPIRVRGWKEMTFLHAEARLPRWIRARCLLTPFDSLVWERNRAKVLFGFDYKIEIYVPAPERVHGYYVLPFLLGDRLVARVDAKADRHRRTLKIKAAYGEPGHDQKHVAEHLAAELWLMAGWLGLPKVKIEPKGDLAPVLASAVEAHRA, from the coding sequence GTGCCCGTGCCCGAGACGCTCTCGTTGGCCCAGGCCCGGCGGATCGCGCTGGCGGCGCAGGGGTTCGACGGGCCCCGCCCCGGCGCGGAGGGGACGCGTGTTGACCAGCGCCACGTCCGCCGGGTGCACCAGCGCCTGGACGTGGTGCAGATCGACTCGGTGAACGTGGCCGTGCGCTCCCAGGAGATGCCGCTGTTCGCCCGGCTCGGCCCGCACCCCCACGACCTGTGGGAGCGCCTCACCCGCGCCGGGCAGGTGTTCGAGTCCTGGTGCCACGAGGCCTCGCTGCTGCCCATCGACGCCTGGCCGCTGCTGGCCTGGCGCCGCCACCCGGACTCCGACATGTGGCCCGAGACCCGCGAGGTCAACGACCGGCGCCCGGAGTACGTGCAGGCGGTGCTGGACGAGGTGCGCGACGCCGGGCCCCTGTGGGCCGGTGAGCTGTCGGACCCGGGGCACAAGGCGCGGGTCATGTGGGAGCGCAACGACGGCAAGAAGGCCCTGGAGTACCTGTTCTCCACCGGGCAGGTGGTGGCCTGGCACGACTCGGAGAACTTCACCCGCTACTACGACCTGACCGAGCGGATGATCCCGGCCGAGATCCGGGCCCTCCCCGTCCCCGCCGCCGACGACGCCAAGCGGGCCCTGCTGGACCGGGCGGGCCGAGCCCTGGGCATCGCCACCGACCGCTGCCTGGCCGACTACCACCGCCTGAACCTGCACCGGGCCCGGCCCCTCATCGCCGACCTGGTGGAGGACGGCCGGCTCATCCCCATCCGGGTGCGGGGGTGGAAGGAGATGACGTTCCTGCACGCCGAGGCCCGCCTGCCCCGGTGGATCCGGGCCCGCTGCCTGCTGACCCCGTTCGACTCGCTGGTGTGGGAGCGCAACCGGGCCAAGGTCCTGTTCGGCTTCGACTACAAGATCGAGATCTACGTGCCGGCCCCCGAGCGGGTCCACGGCTACTACGTGCTGCCCTTCCTGCTGGGCGACCGGCTGGTGGCCCGGGTCGACGCCAAGGCCGATCGCCACCGCCGGACCTTGAAGATCAAGGCCGCCTACGGCGAGCCCGGCCACGACCAGAAGCACGTGGCCGAGCATCTGGCGGCCGAGCTGTGGCTCATGGCCGGGTGGCTGGGCCTGCCCAAGGTGAAGATCGAGCCCAAGGGCGACCTGGCCCCGGTGCTGGCTTCGGCGGTGGAGGCCCACCGGGCCTGA
- a CDS encoding crosslink repair DNA glycosylase YcaQ family protein, translated as MAESLSLAQARRIALAAQGFGEARLGAQGRRVDRRHAHRVLERVHVVQIDSINVAVRSQEMPLFARLGPHPRDLWPRLAAAGEVFEAWCHEASLLPVEAWPLLAWRRHHDGPMWGGTRAVAEERPAYVAAVLGEVRDRGPLRAGDLSEPGTRPAGMWGRSEGKKALEYLFATGQVAAWRDPGTFTRWYDLVERVLPADVLAAPAPAEADAQRALLDRAGRALGIATERDLADYHRLNLPRARPLIAELVEDGRLVPVAVRGWDRPTYLHAEARRPHRLRARALLTPFDSLVWERARAEELFGFRYRIEIYVRPEQRVHGYYVLPFLLGDRLVARVDLKSDRPTSTLRVKAAYGEPGSDAGPVAEALAAELHLMAGWLGLERVGVEPRGDLAGALAAEVPGARAGGGA; from the coding sequence ATGGCTGAGTCGCTGTCCCTGGCCCAGGCCCGGCGCATCGCCCTGGCCGCCCAGGGGTTCGGCGAGGCCCGGCTGGGGGCGCAGGGCCGCCGGGTCGACCGGCGCCACGCCCACCGGGTGCTGGAGCGGGTCCACGTGGTCCAGATCGACTCCATCAACGTGGCCGTGCGCTCCCAGGAGATGCCGCTGTTCGCCCGGCTCGGCCCCCACCCCCGGGACCTGTGGCCCCGGCTGGCCGCGGCCGGGGAGGTGTTCGAGGCCTGGTGCCACGAGGCCTCGCTGCTGCCGGTGGAGGCGTGGCCCCTGCTGGCCTGGCGCCGCCACCACGACGGCCCCATGTGGGGCGGGACCCGGGCCGTGGCCGAGGAGCGGCCGGCGTACGTGGCCGCCGTCCTGGGCGAGGTGCGCGACCGGGGGCCGCTGCGGGCCGGCGACCTGTCGGAGCCGGGCACCCGCCCGGCCGGCATGTGGGGCCGGTCGGAGGGCAAGAAGGCCCTGGAGTACCTGTTCGCCACCGGGCAGGTGGCGGCCTGGCGCGACCCGGGCACCTTCACCCGCTGGTACGACCTGGTCGAGAGGGTGCTACCGGCCGACGTGCTGGCCGCCCCGGCGCCGGCCGAGGCCGACGCCCAGCGGGCCCTGCTGGACCGGGCCGGCCGGGCCCTGGGCATCGCCACCGAGCGCGACCTGGCCGACTACCACCGCCTCAACCTGCCCCGGGCCCGGCCCCTGATCGCCGAGCTGGTGGAGGACGGCCGCCTGGTCCCGGTGGCGGTCCGGGGGTGGGACCGCCCGACCTACCTCCACGCCGAGGCCCGCCGGCCCCACCGGCTCCGGGCCCGGGCCCTGCTCACCCCGTTCGACTCGCTGGTGTGGGAGCGGGCCCGCGCCGAGGAGCTGTTCGGCTTCCGCTACCGCATCGAGATCTACGTGCGGCCCGAGCAGCGGGTCCACGGCTACTACGTGCTGCCCTTCCTGCTGGGCGACCGCCTGGTGGCCCGGGTCGACCTGAAGTCCGACCGGCCGACCTCGACGCTCCGGGTGAAGGCGGCCTACGGCGAGCCGGGCAGCGACGCCGGCCCGGTGGCCGAGGCCCTGGCCGCCGAGCTCCACCTCATGGCCGGCTGGCTGGGCCTGGAGCGGGTCGGCGTCGAGCCCCGGGGTGACCTGGCCGGCGCCCTGGCCGCCGAGGTGCCCGGGGCCCGGGCCGGGGGCGGCGCCTAG
- the rsmA gene encoding 16S rRNA (adenine(1518)-N(6)/adenine(1519)-N(6))-dimethyltransferase RsmA, whose protein sequence is MTLTRTQAVALLEAHGLAPSRALGQNFVVDPNTVRRIARLAGVGPGDAVVEIGAGLGSLTLALAATGADVTAVEVDRHLVPVLREVVAPAGVRVVEGDALTLRWDEVLAGSERWVLVANLPYNVATPLVLDLLDDVPAIARMLVMVQREAGERLAAEVGDPAYGIPSVKVRYWASARLVGKVGPDVFLPRPRVESALVELTRLPAPAVDADPERLFALVRAGFGQRRKMLRRSLSGLVGPEAFAAAGLRPEARAEELSVEDWGRLATASPSPAADG, encoded by the coding sequence GTGACGCTGACCCGGACCCAGGCCGTGGCCCTGCTGGAGGCCCACGGCCTGGCCCCCAGCCGGGCCCTGGGCCAGAACTTCGTGGTCGACCCCAACACCGTGCGCCGCATCGCCCGGCTGGCCGGGGTGGGGCCGGGCGACGCCGTGGTCGAGATCGGGGCCGGCCTGGGCTCGCTGACCCTGGCCCTGGCCGCCACCGGGGCCGACGTGACCGCGGTGGAGGTCGACCGCCACCTGGTCCCGGTCCTGCGGGAGGTGGTGGCCCCGGCCGGGGTGCGGGTGGTGGAGGGCGACGCCCTCACCCTCCGGTGGGACGAGGTGCTGGCCGGCTCCGAGCGGTGGGTGCTGGTGGCCAACCTGCCCTACAACGTGGCCACCCCGCTGGTGCTGGACCTGCTGGACGACGTGCCGGCCATCGCCCGCATGCTGGTCATGGTGCAGCGCGAGGCCGGGGAGCGGCTGGCGGCCGAGGTGGGCGACCCGGCCTACGGCATCCCGTCGGTGAAGGTCCGCTACTGGGCCTCCGCCCGCCTGGTCGGCAAGGTCGGCCCGGACGTGTTCCTGCCCCGGCCCCGGGTGGAGTCGGCCCTGGTCGAGCTCACCCGGCTCCCGGCCCCGGCCGTCGATGCCGACCCCGAGCGGCTCTTCGCCCTGGTGCGGGCCGGCTTCGGCCAGCGCCGCAAGATGCTCCGCCGGTCCCTGTCCGGCCTGGTCGGCCCCGAGGCCTTCGCCGCCGCCGGCCTCCGCCCCGAGGCCCGGGCCGAGGAGCTCAGCGTGGAGGACTGGGGCCGCCTGGCCACGGCCTCGCCGTCGCCCGCCGCCGATGGCTGA
- a CDS encoding TatD family hydrolase: MSEPDVPSRWVDGHCHLHHAGPTHVGHAYAPADEVAAVVDDAVARGVGRMVTVGCDVADSRAAADAAAAHPGRVWATAGVHPHEASLGLDGLEELLARPEVVAVGECGLDYHYDHSPRPQQREAFAAQVALARAHDLPLVIHTREAWDDTFAVLGAEGVPRRTVFHCFTGGAAEARRGLDVGAFLSISGIVTFRSADDVRQAVALAPLDRLMVETDSPFLAPVPHRGRPNLPGHLPLVGAAVAEVKGVATDEVAAATGATATSFYGLDV, from the coding sequence GTGAGCGAACCCGACGTCCCGTCGCGGTGGGTCGATGGCCACTGCCACCTGCACCACGCCGGGCCCACCCACGTGGGCCACGCCTACGCCCCGGCCGACGAGGTGGCGGCCGTGGTCGACGACGCCGTGGCCCGCGGGGTGGGGCGCATGGTCACCGTGGGCTGCGACGTGGCCGACTCCCGGGCCGCGGCCGACGCAGCCGCCGCCCACCCGGGGCGGGTGTGGGCCACGGCCGGCGTCCACCCCCACGAGGCCAGCCTGGGCCTCGACGGGCTGGAGGAGCTGCTGGCCCGGCCCGAGGTGGTGGCGGTCGGGGAGTGCGGGCTGGACTACCACTACGACCACTCGCCCCGGCCCCAGCAGCGGGAGGCCTTCGCGGCCCAGGTGGCGCTGGCCCGGGCGCACGACCTGCCCCTGGTCATCCACACCAGGGAGGCCTGGGACGACACCTTCGCCGTCCTGGGGGCCGAGGGGGTGCCCCGCCGCACCGTGTTCCACTGCTTCACCGGCGGCGCGGCCGAGGCCCGGCGCGGCCTGGACGTGGGGGCCTTCCTCTCCATCTCGGGCATCGTCACCTTCCGCTCGGCCGACGACGTCCGCCAGGCGGTGGCCCTGGCCCCGCTCGACCGCCTGATGGTCGAGACCGACAGCCCCTTCCTGGCCCCGGTGCCCCACCGGGGCCGCCCCAACCTGCCCGGCCACCTCCCCCTGGTGGGGGCGGCGGTGGCCGAGGTGAAGGGCGTGGCCACCGACGAGGTGGCCGCCGCCACCGGGGCCACGGCCACGTCCTTCTACGGCCTGGACGTCTGA
- the metG gene encoding methionine--tRNA ligase, protein MPGRFYVTTPIYYVNDAPHLGHAYTTITADALARWHRMVGDEVHFVTGTDEHGLKVQRAAEERGITPIEQADWASARFREAWALLDIAPDDFIRTSEPRHHAATQALLQKVYDAGDVYSATYEGWYCVSCEAYYAPDELLADPAAGGDPDAPGLCPIHQRPVERFTEDNWFFRLSAYAERLEEWLTGDPSPVRPEGKRNEALGLVRGGLRDISITRSSLTWGVPVPWDEGQVFYVWFDALVNYVTAIGYGTDPERFAAWWPHVTQVIGKDILRFHCVYWPAMLMAAGEAPPRELDVHGFLLVGGAKMSKTAANKIAPVQLVEGDAEAGYPALGVDGFRHHFLHDQRFGPDGDLSVEGMVGRYNTDLANNLGNLLARVTTVVAKKCAGVGPAPRPDSPLAPVAAEVVAATAAAWDAVAPSEALDATWRLVREANALLEQAEPWKAEPGPETDGVLGDALEVLRIVAVLASPALTRSPAEIWRRIGLDGDPAEAHVPDDVIWGGYPGGLPVEKGTPLFPRLALDT, encoded by the coding sequence GTGCCCGGCCGCTTCTACGTGACCACGCCGATCTACTACGTCAACGACGCGCCCCACCTGGGGCACGCCTACACCACGATCACGGCCGACGCCCTGGCCCGCTGGCACCGCATGGTGGGCGACGAGGTCCACTTCGTCACCGGCACCGACGAGCACGGGTTGAAGGTGCAGCGCGCCGCCGAGGAGCGGGGCATCACCCCCATCGAGCAGGCCGACTGGGCCTCGGCCCGGTTCCGGGAGGCGTGGGCCCTGCTCGACATCGCCCCCGACGACTTCATCCGGACCTCCGAGCCCCGGCACCACGCCGCCACCCAGGCCCTCCTGCAGAAGGTCTACGACGCCGGCGACGTGTACTCGGCCACCTACGAGGGCTGGTACTGCGTGAGCTGCGAGGCGTACTACGCGCCCGACGAGCTGCTGGCCGACCCGGCGGCCGGCGGTGACCCCGACGCGCCGGGGTTGTGCCCCATCCACCAGCGGCCGGTGGAGCGCTTCACCGAGGACAACTGGTTCTTCCGCCTCTCGGCCTACGCCGAGCGCCTGGAGGAGTGGCTCACCGGGGACCCGTCGCCGGTGCGGCCCGAGGGCAAGCGCAACGAGGCCCTGGGCCTGGTGCGGGGCGGGCTGAGGGACATCTCCATCACCCGCAGCTCCCTGACCTGGGGGGTACCGGTGCCGTGGGACGAGGGCCAGGTCTTCTACGTCTGGTTCGACGCGCTGGTCAACTACGTCACCGCCATCGGCTACGGCACCGACCCGGAGCGCTTCGCGGCCTGGTGGCCGCACGTCACCCAGGTCATCGGCAAGGACATCCTGCGGTTCCACTGCGTGTACTGGCCGGCCATGCTCATGGCGGCCGGCGAGGCCCCGCCCCGGGAGCTCGACGTCCACGGCTTCCTGCTGGTGGGCGGGGCCAAGATGTCCAAGACGGCGGCCAACAAGATCGCCCCGGTGCAGCTGGTGGAGGGCGATGCCGAGGCCGGCTACCCGGCCCTGGGCGTCGACGGCTTCCGGCACCACTTCCTGCACGACCAGCGCTTCGGTCCCGACGGTGACCTCTCCGTCGAGGGCATGGTCGGCCGCTACAACACCGACCTGGCCAACAACCTGGGCAACCTGCTGGCCCGGGTGACCACGGTGGTGGCCAAGAAGTGCGCTGGCGTCGGCCCCGCCCCCCGGCCCGACAGCCCCCTGGCCCCGGTGGCGGCCGAGGTGGTGGCGGCCACGGCCGCGGCCTGGGACGCGGTGGCGCCCTCGGAGGCCCTGGACGCCACCTGGCGCCTGGTGCGGGAGGCCAACGCCCTGCTGGAGCAGGCCGAGCCCTGGAAGGCCGAGCCCGGCCCCGAGACCGACGGCGTGCTGGGCGACGCCCTGGAGGTGCTGCGCATCGTGGCCGTGCTGGCCAGCCCGGCCCTGACCCGCAGCCCGGCCGAGATCTGGCGCCGCATCGGCCTGGACGGCGACCCGGCCGAGGCCCACGTCCCCGACGACGTGATCTGGGGCGGCTACCCGGGCGGCCTGCCGGTGGAGAAGGGCACCCCCCTGTTCCCCCGCCTGGCCCTCGACACCTGA
- a CDS encoding GNAT family N-acetyltransferase has translation MIRDPLQEVLEVALRTPDHAGPGDLDPADVAALRLARRRFGVALPPPYIPPPADPARLPIRPGTGVDGPALAAVQRRAHRARYRGLLSDAFLDGLDLGYLGGYWTGRAAASPSARHHLLVAGRPGEAYGMVDTGPTRDGDGDVDGGGTPRTGEVCSVYVDPTVTGRGLGSALLGHAVATLAAHGFTGAVLWVVEGNVRARAFYERWGWRPDGSRKVTPIDAEHVDEVRYRLDRLDRLPGPGRAPGV, from the coding sequence GTGATCCGGGACCCGTTGCAGGAGGTGCTGGAGGTGGCCCTCCGCACCCCCGACCACGCCGGGCCCGGCGACCTGGACCCGGCCGACGTGGCCGCCCTCCGCCTGGCCCGGCGACGCTTCGGGGTGGCCCTGCCCCCGCCGTACATCCCCCCGCCGGCCGACCCGGCCCGCCTGCCCATCCGGCCCGGCACCGGCGTGGACGGCCCGGCCCTGGCCGCCGTGCAGCGTCGGGCCCACCGGGCCCGGTACCGGGGCCTGCTCTCCGACGCCTTCCTCGACGGCCTCGACCTCGGCTACCTCGGCGGTTACTGGACGGGGCGGGCCGCGGCCAGCCCGTCGGCCCGGCACCACCTGCTGGTGGCCGGCCGCCCCGGCGAGGCCTACGGCATGGTCGACACCGGCCCGACCCGGGACGGCGACGGCGACGTCGACGGGGGAGGCACGCCCCGCACCGGCGAGGTGTGCAGCGTGTACGTCGACCCCACGGTCACGGGCCGGGGCCTGGGCTCGGCGCTGCTGGGCCACGCGGTGGCCACCCTGGCCGCTCACGGGTTCACCGGCGCCGTGCTCTGGGTGGTGGAGGGCAACGTGCGGGCCCGGGCCTTCTACGAGCGGTGGGGGTGGCGGCCCGACGGGTCCCGCAAGGTGACCCCGATCGACGCCGAGCACGTGGACGAGGTGCGCTACCGCCTGGACCGCCTGGACCGCCTGCCGGGCCCGGGACGGGCCCCGGGCGTGTGA
- a CDS encoding DUF192 domain-containing protein: MLVVDGHPVAPLEVARTRRARARGLLGRSALDGALWLPGVRSVHTVGMAFPLDVAWVSRDGRVLRVVRLRPGRLSGWRPRAAGTLEAEAGAFALWSLAPGSVLSGVDVGGGDDFEVPASS, from the coding sequence GTGCTCGTGGTCGACGGACACCCGGTGGCTCCCCTGGAGGTGGCCCGCACCCGCCGGGCCCGGGCCCGGGGCCTGCTCGGCCGGTCCGCCCTGGACGGGGCCCTGTGGTTGCCCGGGGTCCGGTCGGTGCACACCGTGGGCATGGCCTTCCCCCTGGACGTGGCCTGGGTGAGCCGGGACGGCCGGGTCCTCCGGGTGGTGCGGCTGCGCCCTGGGCGGCTGTCGGGCTGGCGCCCCCGGGCCGCCGGCACCCTCGAGGCCGAGGCCGGTGCCTTCGCCCTCTGGTCCCTGGCCCCCGGCTCGGTGCTCTCCGGCGTCGACGTCGGAGGGGGCGACGACTTCGAGGTCCCGGCCTCGTCGTGA
- the ychF gene encoding redox-regulated ATPase YchF translates to MERFGFVGLPNAGKSSLYNALAGGGALAAPYAFATTDPNVGVAKVPDRRLDRLAEMSASRKVVPASVQFVDIGGLVEGASTGEGLGNRFLAHIREVDAVVYLLRGFVDTDVPGPDDPLECLRVLEIELALADLETLEAQIAKKRKAARVDKSLQAEVAALDEAHAVLAEGTPLYRSDLSADAREVLRPWFLLTNKPVMAVVNVGEDDLDRIDQVVAPVAAELGGRAEVLGICVQLEAEAAQFTGEERTEMLEALGLGEGALERFIHTAYDLLGLRTFLTTGDKESRAWTFRAGSKAPQAAGRIHTDFERGFIKAEVIRWDELLDIGSWSKAKELGKVRIEGKEYVVDDGDVVEFRFNV, encoded by the coding sequence ATGGAGCGCTTCGGGTTCGTCGGACTTCCCAACGCCGGGAAGTCGTCGCTGTACAACGCCCTGGCCGGGGGCGGTGCGCTCGCCGCCCCCTACGCCTTCGCCACCACCGACCCCAACGTGGGCGTGGCCAAGGTGCCCGACCGGCGCCTGGACCGGCTGGCCGAGATGTCGGCCAGCCGCAAGGTGGTGCCGGCCAGCGTGCAGTTCGTGGACATCGGCGGCCTGGTCGAGGGGGCCAGCACCGGCGAGGGCCTGGGCAACCGCTTCCTGGCCCACATCCGCGAGGTCGACGCCGTCGTCTACCTGCTGCGGGGCTTCGTGGACACCGACGTGCCCGGCCCCGACGACCCGCTGGAGTGCCTGCGGGTCCTGGAGATCGAGCTGGCCCTGGCCGACCTGGAGACCCTGGAGGCCCAGATCGCCAAGAAGCGCAAGGCGGCCCGGGTCGACAAGTCGCTCCAGGCCGAGGTGGCGGCCCTGGACGAGGCCCACGCCGTGCTGGCCGAGGGCACTCCCCTGTACCGCAGCGACCTGTCGGCGGACGCCCGCGAGGTGCTGCGCCCCTGGTTCCTGCTCACCAACAAGCCGGTGATGGCGGTGGTCAACGTGGGCGAGGACGACCTGGACCGCATCGACCAGGTGGTGGCCCCGGTGGCCGCCGAGCTGGGGGGCCGGGCCGAGGTGCTGGGCATCTGCGTGCAGCTGGAGGCCGAGGCGGCCCAGTTCACCGGCGAGGAGCGGACCGAGATGCTCGAGGCCCTGGGCCTGGGCGAGGGGGCGCTAGAGCGCTTCATCCACACCGCGTACGACCTGCTGGGCCTGCGCACCTTCCTGACCACGGGGGACAAGGAGAGCCGGGCCTGGACGTTCCGGGCCGGGTCCAAGGCCCCCCAGGCCGCGGGCCGCATCCACACCGACTTCGAGCGGGGCTTCATCAAGGCCGAGGTGATCCGCTGGGACGAGCTGCTCGACATCGGCTCGTGGTCCAAGGCCAAGGAGCTGGGCAAGGTCCGCATCGAGGGCAAGGAGTACGTGGTGGATGACGGCGACGTGGTGGAGTTCCGCTTCAACGTGTAG
- a CDS encoding PHP domain-containing protein, translating into MSGIHPLEPPMDPADALDRVAHLLDRSLASARKAEAFRTAAAALRQAGPEEVARLHAGRGLTSLAGVGDSTAAVAAQALAGSVPERLAELEESTVVPLGAGAEVRAALRGDCHSHSTWSDGGASIAQMAEAAMALGHEYLVVTDHSPRLTVAHGLNRERLEAQLAEIEALNERLAPFRLLTGAEVDIFPDGSLDGDDMLDQLDVVVASVHSKLSMGRTEMTERMVKAVLDPRVDILGHCTGRKLKGLPDPGPEDLPDTTYVRPRSSFDADVVFAACEAADTAVEINCRPERRDPPDDLLAVAVAMGCKVSIDTDAHAPAQLEWQPYGCDKAVRHGLGPDRVVNTWPADDLLAWAADH; encoded by the coding sequence GTGAGCGGCATCCACCCCCTGGAACCACCGATGGACCCGGCCGACGCCCTGGACCGGGTGGCCCACCTGCTGGACCGGAGCCTGGCCTCGGCCCGCAAGGCCGAGGCCTTCCGCACCGCGGCGGCCGCCCTGCGCCAGGCCGGGCCCGAGGAGGTGGCCCGCCTGCACGCCGGCCGGGGCCTGACCTCCCTGGCCGGGGTGGGCGACAGCACCGCGGCGGTGGCGGCCCAGGCCCTGGCCGGCAGCGTGCCCGAGCGCCTGGCCGAGCTGGAGGAGAGCACCGTCGTGCCCCTGGGCGCCGGGGCCGAGGTGCGGGCCGCCCTGCGGGGCGACTGCCACAGCCACTCCACCTGGAGCGACGGCGGGGCCTCCATCGCCCAGATGGCCGAGGCGGCCATGGCCCTGGGCCACGAGTACCTGGTGGTCACCGACCACTCCCCCCGCCTGACCGTGGCCCACGGCCTCAACCGGGAGCGGCTGGAGGCCCAGCTGGCCGAGATCGAGGCCCTGAACGAGCGGCTGGCCCCGTTCCGCCTGCTGACCGGGGCCGAGGTGGACATCTTCCCCGACGGCTCCCTCGACGGCGACGACATGCTCGACCAGCTCGACGTGGTGGTGGCCTCGGTCCACTCCAAGCTGTCCATGGGCCGCACGGAGATGACCGAGCGCATGGTCAAGGCGGTGCTCGACCCCCGGGTCGACATCCTGGGCCACTGCACCGGGCGCAAGCTGAAGGGCCTGCCCGACCCGGGCCCCGAGGACCTGCCCGACACCACGTACGTCCGCCCCCGGTCCAGCTTCGACGCCGACGTCGTGTTCGCGGCGTGCGAGGCCGCCGACACCGCGGTGGAGATCAACTGCCGGCCCGAGCGCCGCGACCCGCCCGACGACCTGCTGGCCGTGGCCGTGGCCATGGGCTGCAAGGTCAGCATCGACACCGACGCCCACGCCCCGGCCCAGCTGGAGTGGCAGCCCTACGGGTGCGACAAGGCGGTGCGCCACGGCCTCGGTCCCGACCGGGTGGTCAACACCTGGCCGGCCGACGACCTGCTGGCCTGGGCCGCCGACCACTGA
- a CDS encoding TetR/AcrR family transcriptional regulator, translating to MEPAPRRTQAERSAGTRALLVEAAVDTLVERGWAATTAVAVCTRAGVTRGALVHHFGGLPGLLAGALDHLYGELSARSEPAPTLAGEIDRLWRAASDRRFKAVLEAWMAVGNDPVLAAELAPVVARFAELMAPGERGAAAVAPGSEAEAAYLTAREAILGLALGRSVTGGWPLPHEARVLDELRARAAALDTAPATTSDTGPSRGGRP from the coding sequence GTGGAGCCTGCCCCCCGACGCACCCAGGCCGAGCGCTCGGCCGGCACCCGGGCCCTCCTGGTCGAGGCGGCGGTCGACACCCTGGTCGAGCGGGGGTGGGCCGCCACCACCGCAGTGGCGGTGTGCACCCGGGCCGGGGTGACCCGGGGGGCGCTGGTCCACCACTTCGGCGGCTTGCCCGGCCTGCTGGCCGGGGCCCTGGACCACCTCTACGGCGAGCTCTCGGCCCGCTCCGAGCCGGCCCCCACCCTGGCCGGCGAGATCGATCGCCTGTGGCGGGCGGCCAGCGACCGCCGGTTCAAGGCGGTGCTGGAGGCGTGGATGGCGGTGGGCAACGACCCCGTCCTGGCCGCCGAGCTGGCCCCGGTGGTGGCCCGCTTCGCCGAGCTCATGGCCCCCGGCGAGCGGGGGGCCGCCGCGGTGGCGCCCGGCAGCGAGGCCGAGGCCGCCTACCTCACGGCCCGGGAGGCCATCCTGGGCCTGGCCCTGGGCCGCTCGGTCACCGGTGGGTGGCCCCTGCCCCACGAGGCCCGGGTCCTCGACGAGCTCCGGGCCCGGGCCGCGGCCCTCGACACCGCTCCGGCCACCACCTCCGACACCGGTCCGTCCCGAGGAGGCCGCCCGTGA